One segment of Bacillus alkalisoli DNA contains the following:
- a CDS encoding metallophosphoesterase: MDVIIFGIVFLLIYVALVFYIGWSGWGWMKSWVKDEISWKVKLLYIVTLTFVSTSFILGRFFQNTLLHIVGSLWMAFFYLLLVLLPLVHISVWLLTFTRLSRRHLDRWSSIVTIGLTFSLVGLGLYNAYSPIVQTYEVHIEKNTPTTERLQIVMASDMHFGVLSNRRHAARMVKEINALNPDLVVFPGDIVDDDIDPFVIQGIHEVLAQINAPLGVYISLGNHDKHSGPIEDLIVALERGNVKVLYDEAVMVMEDIILIGRRDRTNRGRQDIASLTKDIPLDKTAILLEHQPYDLDVAQENGIDLILSGHTHLGQIFPGSLITRRIYENDWGYMKKDSLHSIVSMGYGFWGPPIRLGTRSEIVQIIVTIGG, encoded by the coding sequence GTGGATGTGATTATATTCGGTATTGTTTTCTTATTGATATATGTTGCACTCGTTTTTTATATTGGTTGGAGTGGTTGGGGTTGGATGAAGTCTTGGGTGAAAGATGAAATTTCATGGAAAGTTAAACTCCTTTATATTGTCACACTTACATTCGTTTCTACATCGTTTATATTAGGGAGATTTTTTCAAAATACATTACTACATATTGTTGGCTCATTATGGATGGCGTTTTTTTACTTATTGCTTGTCCTTTTGCCTTTAGTACATATTAGCGTTTGGTTGCTTACGTTTACTCGACTTTCCAGAAGGCATCTTGATAGATGGTCGAGTATAGTAACGATTGGTTTGACTTTTTCTTTAGTTGGCTTAGGGTTATACAATGCGTATTCTCCAATCGTTCAAACATATGAAGTTCATATAGAAAAAAACACTCCTACAACTGAACGTCTTCAAATAGTGATGGCGTCGGATATGCATTTTGGCGTTCTTTCCAATAGAAGACATGCAGCTCGGATGGTGAAAGAAATAAACGCATTGAATCCTGATCTTGTCGTTTTTCCTGGCGATATTGTAGACGATGATATTGATCCGTTTGTAATCCAAGGAATTCACGAAGTGCTAGCACAGATTAATGCGCCACTTGGCGTTTACATCTCTCTCGGAAATCACGATAAGCATAGTGGTCCGATAGAAGATTTAATCGTCGCTTTAGAAAGAGGAAATGTCAAAGTATTATATGACGAAGCTGTTATGGTGATGGAAGATATTATTTTAATAGGGCGACGTGACCGAACGAACAGAGGTAGGCAGGATATAGCATCTCTGACTAAGGATATTCCATTAGATAAAACCGCTATTTTACTAGAACATCAACCTTATGATTTAGATGTTGCACAAGAAAATGGCATTGACCTTATCCTTTCTGGCCATACCCACCTAGGTCAAATCTTCCCCGGAAGCTTGATCACTAGACGAATCTATGAAAATGATTGGGGCTATATGAAGAAAGATTCGCTCCATTCTATTGTTTCCATGGGGTATGGATTTTGGGGTCCACCAATTCGATTAGGAACTCGGTCGGAAATAGTCCAAATAATCGTTACTATAGGGGGGTGA
- a CDS encoding two-component system sensor histidine kinase NtrB encodes MVKRHFFFLKSNYIYLAITSIIGCALFLQQVIIPFTPLSINGVLFVLLSISILLLNRFRVVLPLVGNGFSMDTSIYLATIYLFGLENTLWLLFISAFLIYLLERVSEWWKQVFNFSIYAIMIFISYQFFIWLGGEVGALSLEYLHAYIFAITIYFFINTLLIALYFALATQDNVLLIMKSIAKDSVTHYLSTVLLALILTILLGVYPVFGLIIFTLTIIFISISFNNYFQLYEQTKKDKIYREQILNSLPVGIITADNLTNKYSLNTAASKLIKIDPLEIKYWQKKRQENEQFWNILFSKEICKNQKVTFKTENDNHLLLVSQSELRDQHDSLIGTIFHFIDITETEELQNRIHHSEKLALLGELAAGAAHEIRNPLTVIYGFLTLMKQSFTKEVSNKFQVPLLLKEFERINTIVEEMLMIAKPGAPIVKEATVREVLADMPSVIGDSPELRLDLQLDETPLLLDTKQMKQVFYNLLRNSKEAMNGKGTISIHSKKESHSYQLFISDTGSGIEGYMKKTLFDPFSTSKESGTGLGLTIVQRIIENHNGKIEVHTTSKHGTTFLITFPLP; translated from the coding sequence ATGGTGAAAAGACATTTCTTCTTTCTTAAATCTAACTATATCTACCTAGCAATTACTTCCATAATTGGCTGTGCGCTTTTTTTACAGCAAGTTATTATTCCGTTTACTCCACTTTCTATAAACGGGGTTTTATTTGTTCTCCTTTCCATTTCCATCTTACTTTTAAATAGATTCAGAGTTGTTTTACCTCTTGTTGGTAATGGTTTCTCTATGGATACTTCGATATATTTGGCAACGATTTATTTATTTGGATTAGAAAATACTTTATGGTTACTTTTCATAAGCGCTTTCCTCATTTATTTGCTTGAACGAGTTTCCGAGTGGTGGAAGCAAGTATTTAACTTTTCTATTTATGCAATCATGATCTTTATTTCTTACCAATTTTTTATTTGGCTAGGGGGAGAGGTTGGAGCACTTTCTCTTGAATACTTACATGCTTATATTTTTGCTATCACCATCTATTTTTTCATAAATACTTTGTTAATCGCTTTATATTTTGCACTAGCTACGCAAGACAATGTTCTTCTAATCATGAAGAGTATTGCCAAGGATTCTGTTACTCACTATTTGAGTACCGTATTGCTAGCATTAATATTAACGATATTACTAGGGGTTTATCCCGTTTTTGGCCTTATAATTTTTACTTTGACAATCATTTTCATATCGATTAGTTTTAATAACTATTTCCAACTGTATGAGCAAACGAAGAAAGACAAAATATACAGAGAACAAATTTTAAATTCTTTACCAGTCGGAATTATTACCGCCGATAACCTTACTAACAAATATTCCTTAAACACCGCTGCTTCCAAATTAATAAAGATAGATCCTCTTGAAATCAAGTACTGGCAAAAGAAACGGCAAGAAAACGAACAATTTTGGAACATTCTTTTTTCTAAAGAAATATGCAAAAACCAAAAGGTTACGTTCAAAACAGAGAATGACAACCACCTTCTTCTCGTCTCGCAATCAGAGTTGCGCGACCAGCATGATAGCCTTATTGGGACAATTTTTCACTTTATCGATATTACGGAAACGGAAGAGTTACAAAATCGGATTCATCATTCAGAAAAGTTGGCATTACTTGGGGAACTTGCTGCCGGTGCTGCTCACGAAATAAGAAACCCTCTTACTGTAATTTATGGCTTTCTTACACTTATGAAACAGTCATTCACCAAAGAGGTGAGCAATAAATTTCAAGTACCCCTTTTATTGAAAGAGTTTGAGCGAATTAATACGATTGTGGAAGAAATGTTGATGATTGCTAAACCTGGTGCACCGATTGTAAAAGAAGCGACGGTGAGAGAAGTACTAGCTGATATGCCGAGTGTGATTGGAGATAGTCCGGAGTTAAGATTGGATTTACAATTAGATGAAACTCCGTTATTACTAGATACGAAGCAAATGAAACAAGTCTTTTATAATCTATTGAGAAATAGTAAAGAAGCCATGAATGGAAAAGGCACGATCTCTATTCACTCCAAAAAAGAGAGCCATTCATACCAACTGTTTATTTCAGACACTGGCAGTGGTATTGAGGGGTATATGAAGAAAACACTTTTCGATCCATTTTCTACTTCAAAAGAATCTGGAACTGGACTAGGTCTAACGATTGTTCAACGGATTATAGAGAATCATAATGGGAAGATAGAAGTTCATACCACTTCTAAACACGGCACAACATTTTTAATTACATTTCCACTTCCGTAA
- a CDS encoding DUF4256 domain-containing protein encodes MLKEQIIVTNIDKEMTVQQREGLLQILKDRFEKNINRHEGIEWARVQAKLETNLEKLWSLSEMERTGGEPDVVSYDKEKHEYIFYDCSAESPKGRRSVCYDREALESRKKHKPENSAIDMANDMGIELLSEEQYRELQKLGNFDMKTSSWVNTPANIRKLGGAIFCDRRYGTIFMYHNGADSYYAARGFRGLLKV; translated from the coding sequence ATGCTAAAGGAGCAAATTATTGTGACAAATATAGATAAGGAAATGACAGTACAACAACGTGAAGGTTTACTCCAAATATTGAAAGACCGATTCGAGAAAAATATAAACCGCCATGAAGGAATAGAATGGGCTAGAGTCCAAGCAAAATTGGAAACTAATCTTGAAAAACTGTGGTCTCTTAGTGAAATGGAAAGAACCGGCGGTGAGCCGGATGTAGTTAGTTATGATAAAGAGAAACACGAATACATCTTTTATGACTGTTCAGCGGAAAGTCCTAAAGGTCGCAGAAGTGTTTGCTACGACCGTGAAGCACTAGAATCAAGAAAAAAACACAAGCCAGAAAATAGCGCGATTGATATGGCTAATGACATGGGCATTGAACTTTTATCGGAAGAACAATACCGAGAGTTGCAGAAACTTGGAAATTTTGATATGAAAACATCGAGTTGGGTGAATACACCTGCTAATATAAGAAAACTTGGCGGTGCCATCTTTTGCGATCGTCGCTACGGCACTATCTTTATGTACCACAACGGAGCTGATTCCTATTATGCCGCAAGAGGTTTCCGCGGCTTGCTAAAGGTTTAA
- a CDS encoding P-loop NTPase family protein, with translation MKKTIPKKIHIIGSVGSGKTTLAKELSSALNIPYYELDNVVWIRNNSSDIRRTEQEREEHLNAIIQSESWIIEGVHNEDWVSKSFETADLIIYMDTKYSIRTYRIIKRFLKQKLGLEKSNYKPTVELFFKMFKWNRHFEEVGRVNFFSKYGNKDKLKVISNTKVINRYFNG, from the coding sequence TTGAAAAAAACAATCCCCAAAAAAATACATATTATTGGCTCTGTTGGAAGTGGTAAAACGACCTTAGCAAAAGAATTATCGTCGGCGTTAAATATACCTTACTATGAATTAGACAATGTGGTTTGGATAAGAAATAATTCTAGTGATATAAGAAGAACGGAACAAGAAAGAGAAGAGCATTTAAATGCAATAATTCAATCAGAAAGTTGGATTATCGAAGGGGTACATAATGAAGATTGGGTGAGCAAAAGTTTTGAAACCGCAGACTTGATTATTTATATGGATACAAAGTATTCAATTAGAACCTACCGAATAATAAAGAGATTTCTTAAACAAAAACTTGGATTAGAGAAATCAAATTACAAGCCAACAGTTGAATTGTTTTTTAAAATGTTCAAATGGAATCGGCACTTTGAGGAAGTTGGAAGAGTTAACTTTTTCAGCAAATATGGAAACAAAGATAAACTAAAAGTTATTAGCAACACAAAAGTTATTAACAGATACTTCAACGGCTAA
- a CDS encoding iron chaperone has product MDNPSHRERTEEVFNWIEDKYPNLQSVIKWKQPMFTDHGTYIIGFSVSKKHLAVAPEAVTISHVEDDIVKAGYDYTKEIIRIPWNGPLDYSLLEKMIEFNIQDKADCSTFWRK; this is encoded by the coding sequence ATGGACAACCCTTCTCACCGAGAAAGAACGGAAGAAGTATTTAATTGGATAGAAGATAAATACCCTAACCTACAGTCAGTAATAAAATGGAAGCAACCGATGTTTACAGACCATGGTACATACATTATTGGTTTTAGCGTTTCTAAAAAGCATTTAGCTGTTGCTCCTGAAGCCGTTACGATTTCTCATGTAGAGGATGACATTGTTAAGGCAGGCTATGACTACACAAAGGAGATTATCCGAATTCCTTGGAATGGCCCACTGGATTACTCTTTACTGGAGAAAATGATTGAGTTTAATATTCAAGACAAGGCAGACTGTTCTACTTTTTGGCGCAAATAG